Proteins encoded together in one Chelonoidis abingdonii isolate Lonesome George chromosome 1, CheloAbing_2.0, whole genome shotgun sequence window:
- the RAB39A gene encoding ras-related protein Rab-39A, whose product MPGKGAVGARCRHRPRRSPRKGPEAEAGQAGAAMDAAIWIYQFRLIVLGDSTVGKSCLLHRFTEGSFPGPLHCDPTVGVDFFSRLVEIEPGKRVKLQLWDTAGQERFRSITRSYYRNSVGGLLVFDITNRRSFEHVKDWLEEAKMHVQPFHIVFLLVGHKCDLVSQRQVTKEEAEKLSSACGMKYIETSAKDATNVEESFTILTRDIYELVKKGEISIQDGWEGVKSGFVPNVVHSSEEAVKPRRRCIC is encoded by the exons ATGCCCGGGAAAGGGGCGGTGGGAGCGCGCTGCAGGCACCGGCCGAGGAGGAGCCCCAGGAAGGGCCCCGAGGCCGAGGCGGGCCAGGCCGGGGCCGCCATGGACGCAGCGATCTGGATCTATCAGTTCCGGCTGATCGTGCTGGGCGACTCCACCGTGGGCAAGTCCTGCCTCCTGCACCGCTTCACCGAGGGCAGCTTCCCGGGGCCGCTGCACTGCGACCCCACCGTGGGGGTGGACTTCTTCTCCCGCCTGGTGGAGATCGAGCCCGGCAAGCGGGTCAAGCTGCAGCTGTGGGACACGGCGGGGCAGGAGCGGTTCAG ATCAATAACACGATCTTATTACCGCAATTCTGTTGGTGGCTTACTGGTATTTGACATCACAAACCGGCGATCTTTTGAACATGTGAAAGACTGGCTAGAAGAAGCTAAAATGCATGTACAGCCATTTCATATTGTGTTTCTGTTAGTTGGACATAAATGTGATTTAGTATCACAGCGTCAGGTGACTAAAGAAGAAGCTGAGAAACTGTCATCTGCCTGTGGTATGAAATACATAGAAACCTCAGCAAAAGATGCCACAAATGTTGAAGAATCCTTTACGATTCTGACCCGAGACATATATGAACTTGTAAAGAAAGGAGAAATTTCTATACAGGATGGATGGGAAGGTGTTAAAAGTGGCTTTGTTCCAAATGTTGTCCATTCATCAGAGGAGGCTGTAAAGCCTAGAAGACGATGCATCTGCTGA